A single region of the Silene latifolia isolate original U9 population chromosome 8, ASM4854445v1, whole genome shotgun sequence genome encodes:
- the LOC141597165 gene encoding glycerophosphocholine acyltransferase 1 isoform X1, protein MSNSNSDDGIEETNNEHSFDRVKQTLKDRSKKVAETKEKTKKIISEHAERIAKQAEEHEQFINKVTYLCGVLGFGGFCFILGARPQDIPLVYCLFYVIFVPLRWIYYRYKKWHYYLLDFCYYANTISLVTLLLYPKNEKLFMVCFSFAEGPLAWAIIVWRCSLVFNSIDKITSVLIHLLPGLVFFTIRWWNPTTFADMHPEGTARRVSWPYVENKSYLWTWLVFVPLIVYTLWQILYFLIVDVLRRQRLLRDPEVMTSYRELSKKAQKANNMWWRLSSLLGDQNRLFMYIAFQALFTVATMALTVPLFLSYHLHVIFQVLKVSAAVWNGGSFVLEVMPRQVIQKQKKKTEMRPLQAPLDDSPPLQQASVS, encoded by the exons ATGTCCAACTCTAACAGCGATGATGGTATTGAAGAAACTAACAATGAACATTCATTTGATAGGGTTAAGCAGACTCTCAAAGATCGATCAAAG AAAGTTGCAGAAACCAAAGAAAAAACTAAAAAGATTATCTCTGAACATGCTGAAAGGATTGCAAAGCAAGCTGAAGAACATGAACAGTTTATCAATAAG gTGACTTATCTGTGTGGTGTACTTGGGTTTGGAGGATTTTGCTTTATACTTGGGGCAA GGCCGCAGGATATTCCACTCGTGTACTGTCTATTCTATGTCATATTTGTTCCACTACGATGGATATATTACCGTTACAAAAAGTGGCATTACTATCTTTTG GATTTCTGCTACTACGCTAACACCATATCTCTGGTTACGCTTCTTCTCTATCCGAAAAATGAAAAGCTCTTCATGGTATGCTTTTCATTTGCCGAG GGGCCATTAGCATGGGCAATTATTGTATGGAGATGTAGCTTGGTCTTTAACTCCATTGATAAAATCACTAGTGTTCTTATACACTTATTGCCTG GTTTGGTTTTCTTTACTATACGATGGTGGAATCCGACAACCTTTGCAGACATGCATCCAGAAGGAACTGCTCGAAGAGTGTCATGGCCGTACGTGGAGAACAAGTCATACTTATGGACATGGCTGGTTTTCGTTCCTTTGATAGTCTATACCCTTTGGCAAATCCTCTATTTTCTCATTGTTGATGTTCTGCGCAGACAGAGGTTGTTACGAGATCCTGAAGTAATGACTTCTTACAG GGAACTATCGAAGAAGGCTCAGAAAGCGAACAATATGTGGTGGCGGTTGAGTAGCTTGCTCGGGGACCAAAACCGTCTTTTTATGTATATAGCCTTTCAGGCCTTGTTTACAGTGGCAACCATGGCACTGACAGTTCCCCTCTTCCTGTCATATCATCTTCATGTCATTTTCCAAGTTTTGAAGGTCTCAGCTGCAGTCTGGAATGGCGGGAGTTTCGTGCTAGAGGTCATGCCTAGGCAGGTCATTCAAAAGCAGAAGAAAAAGACAGAAATGCGCCCGCTTCAAGCTCCCCTTGACGATTCCCCGCCTTTGCAACAAGCTTCAGTTTCGTGA
- the LOC141597165 gene encoding glycerophosphocholine acyltransferase 1 isoform X2 produces MMVLKKLTMNIHLIGLSRLSKIDQRKLQKPKKKLKRLSLNMLKGLQSKLKNMNSLSIRSYDYIMVLICVWMFDFSGPQDIPLVYCLFYVIFVPLRWIYYRYKKWHYYLLDFCYYANTISLVTLLLYPKNEKLFMVCFSFAEGPLAWAIIVWRCSLVFNSIDKITSVLIHLLPGLVFFTIRWWNPTTFADMHPEGTARRVSWPYVENKSYLWTWLVFVPLIVYTLWQILYFLIVDVLRRQRLLRDPEVMTSYRELSKKAQKANNMWWRLSSLLGDQNRLFMYIAFQALFTVATMALTVPLFLSYHLHVIFQVLKVSAAVWNGGSFVLEVMPRQVIQKQKKKTEMRPLQAPLDDSPPLQQASVS; encoded by the exons ATGATGGTATTGAAGAAACTAACAATGAACATTCATTTGATAGGGTTAAGCAGACTCTCAAAGATCGATCAAAG AAAGTTGCAGAAACCAAAGAAAAAACTAAAAAGATTATCTCTGAACATGCTGAAAGGATTGCAAAGCAAGCTGAAGAACATGAACAGTTTATCAATAAGGTCGTATGATTATATTATGGTGTTA ATTTGCGTTTGGATGTTCGATTTTTCAGGGCCGCAGGATATTCCACTCGTGTACTGTCTATTCTATGTCATATTTGTTCCACTACGATGGATATATTACCGTTACAAAAAGTGGCATTACTATCTTTTG GATTTCTGCTACTACGCTAACACCATATCTCTGGTTACGCTTCTTCTCTATCCGAAAAATGAAAAGCTCTTCATGGTATGCTTTTCATTTGCCGAG GGGCCATTAGCATGGGCAATTATTGTATGGAGATGTAGCTTGGTCTTTAACTCCATTGATAAAATCACTAGTGTTCTTATACACTTATTGCCTG GTTTGGTTTTCTTTACTATACGATGGTGGAATCCGACAACCTTTGCAGACATGCATCCAGAAGGAACTGCTCGAAGAGTGTCATGGCCGTACGTGGAGAACAAGTCATACTTATGGACATGGCTGGTTTTCGTTCCTTTGATAGTCTATACCCTTTGGCAAATCCTCTATTTTCTCATTGTTGATGTTCTGCGCAGACAGAGGTTGTTACGAGATCCTGAAGTAATGACTTCTTACAG GGAACTATCGAAGAAGGCTCAGAAAGCGAACAATATGTGGTGGCGGTTGAGTAGCTTGCTCGGGGACCAAAACCGTCTTTTTATGTATATAGCCTTTCAGGCCTTGTTTACAGTGGCAACCATGGCACTGACAGTTCCCCTCTTCCTGTCATATCATCTTCATGTCATTTTCCAAGTTTTGAAGGTCTCAGCTGCAGTCTGGAATGGCGGGAGTTTCGTGCTAGAGGTCATGCCTAGGCAGGTCATTCAAAAGCAGAAGAAAAAGACAGAAATGCGCCCGCTTCAAGCTCCCCTTGACGATTCCCCGCCTTTGCAACAAGCTTCAGTTTCGTGA
- the LOC141597164 gene encoding GDSL esterase/lipase At5g03980-like — protein sequence MSATFSTLFFLSALLFSCFASVCLSCSSFAYDNHIRLAVDGLHGDESDDCDPTFSSLPIEAIYQFGDSISDTGNLIREDPSCDSGKWPYGESFSTKPTGRFSDGLLIIDYFAKFVSLPFIEPYLKKDGNFTHGVNFAVGGATALNASTLKQKYNIFATTNHTLSPQLAWFNSHLHSFYHDISEKRRKLAKSLFMIGGVGGNDYNYAILQGIALPNVYEMVPQVVQVIRNAVEEIIELGATHIVVPGIFPIGCAPMYLDLFKTNDSSMYDELKCLKKYNDHANFHNDFLQQSIVELQMDHPHVAIVYMDYFGTLKEILRNAAVLGFDENALEERCCGSLGKGCGTSGAPVCKNPQDHISWDGLHLTQQAYHVMARQLVRSIFLAFQNVVHDLKAFE from the exons ATGTCGGCTACCTTTTCTACATTATTCTTCCTATCGGCATTGCTCTTCTCCTGCTTCGCATCAGTTTGCTTATCGTGCAGCTCTTTTGCTTATGATAATCACATCAGGCTCGCAGTCGACGGCCTACATGGCGACGAATCAGATGACTGTGATCCCACCTTTTCCAG TTTACCAATCGAGGCAATCTACCAATTTGGGGATTCGATATCTGATACCGGAAATTTAATAAGAGAGGATCCATCGTGCGACTCTGGAAAATGGCCCTACGGTGAAAGTTTCTCTACCAAACCAACTGGTCGTTTTTCTGATGGCCTTCTTATCATTGATTATTTCG CAAAATTCGTGAGCCTACCATTTATTGAACCATATCTAAAGAAAGATGGTAACTTTACGCACGGGGTGAACTTTGCGGTCGGAGGTGCTACGGCTCTTAATGCTTCTACTTTGAAACAGAAATATAACATATTTGCAACCACCAATCATACTCTGTCTCCGCAACTTGCTTGGTTCAATTCGCATCTACATTCTTTTTACCATGACATTTCAG agaaaagaagaaaattggCAAAATCACTTTTCATGATAGGTGGAGTAGGAGGAAACGACTATAATTATGCCATTTTACAAGGAATAGCATTGCCAAATGTATATGAAATGGTGCCTCAAGTAGTTCAAGTAATACGAAATGCAGTGGAG GAAATTATTGAACTTGGTGCTACTCATATAGTTGTTCCAGGAATTTTTCCTATAGGTTGTGCACCAATGTATCTtgatttatttaaaacaaatgaTTCTAGTATGTATGATGAGCTGAAATGCTTAAAGAAATATAACGATCATGCAAATTTTCACAATGATTTTTTACAACAAAGTATCGTAGAGCTTCAGATGGATCACCCGCATGTTGCCATCGTGTACATGGACTACTTTGGAACTTTGAAAGAAATTCTTCGTAATGCTGCTGTGCTTG GGTTTGACGAGAACGCACTGGAAGAAAGATGTTGTGGAAGTCTTGGAAAAGGTTGTGGAACTAGTGGAGCTCCTGTTTGTAAAAATCCCCAAGACCATATTAGTTGGGATGGACTACATTTAACCCAGCAAGCTTATCATGTCATGGCAAGACAGTTGGTTCGCTCTATATTTCTCGCCTTTCAAAATGTTGTACATGACTTGAAGGCATTTGAATGA